One stretch of Conger conger unplaced genomic scaffold, fConCon1.1 SCAFFOLD_69, whole genome shotgun sequence DNA includes these proteins:
- the LOC133120049 gene encoding E3 ubiquitin-protein ligase TRIM35-like yields MASGSSLLEEELSCPVCSEIFRDPVILTCSHSFCKACLQQYWDQKGSRECPVCRRKYSKGFLPPNLALRNTCEAFLKERSQRAEAGSEVLCSLHSEKLKLFCWDDQTPICLVCQTSEKHENHKLRPVQEAAGKYKEKLRTALAPLQKKLEAFNAVKLICDQTAEHIKSQAKHTERQIKMEFEKLQQFLKDEEAARITALREEEEQKSQMMKEKIEKMTEEISSLSEQIRAIEQELGAEDVSFLQQTPSSLTRAQCTLGDPEKVSGALIDVAKHLGNLKYRVWEKMLGTVQYTPVTLDPNTAHPKLSLSEDLTSVRCSDESQQVPDNPERFDGWWWVLGSEGFSSGRHCWDVEVGDNEYWVVGVVKESISRKGHGGACPAGGVWGIEQYWSGKYRAMTSPRTLLTVQRNLQRVRVQLDWDRGEVSFSDPSDNTPLYTFKHSFTERLFPFFRPSTHRMQICPLKVSVSVK; encoded by the exons atggcgtctggatcttctctcctggaagaggagctctcctgtcctgtgtgctctgaaatcttcagggatcctgttaTCCTGActtgcagtcacagcttctgtaaggcctgtctgcagcagtactgggatcagaagggatctcgggagtgcccagtttgcaggagaaaATATTCGAAGGGTTTTCTTCCCCCTAATCTTGCTCTGAGGAATACTTGTGAGGCattcttaaaggagagaagtcagagagctgaagcaggatcagaagtgctctgcagtctgcacagtgagaaactcaaactcttctgttgGGATGATCAAACACCCATCTGCCTTGTCTGTCAAACttcagaaaaacatgaaaaccacaaactgCGACCAGTTCAAGAGGCTGCAGGAAAGTATAAG gagaaactcaggactgcactggctccactgcagaagaagctagaagcctttaatgcagtgaaactaatctgtgatcaaacagcagagcacatcaag agccaggccaagcacacagagagacagataaagatggagtttgagaaacttcagcagttcctaaaggatgaagaggcagccaggatcactgcactgagggaggaagaggagcagaagagtcagatgatgaaggagaagattgagaagatgacagaagagatatcatccctttcagaacagatcagagccatagaacaggagctgggagctgaagatgtatcattcctgcag caaactccatcctctctcaccag agcccagtgcaccctgggggatccagagaaggtctcaggagcgctgattgatgtggccaagcacctgggcaatctgaagtacagagtgtgggagaagatgctggggactgttcaataca ctcctgtgactctggacccaaacacagcacatcccaaactctcactgtctgaggatctgaccagtgtgagatGCAGTGATGAGAGTCAgcaggttcctgataatccagagagatttgatgggtggtggtgggtgctgggctctgagggattcagctcagggagacactgctgggatgtagaagtgggggATAATGAGTACTGGGtggtgggtgtggttaaagagtccatcagcaggaaagggcaTGGGGGTGCGTGCccagcaggaggagtgtggggtaTAGAGCAATACTGGAGTGGGAAATACAGAGCCATGACCTCCCCACGTACATTACTCACTGTGCAGAGGAAcctccagagggtcagagtgcagctggactgggacaggggggaggtgtcattctctgaccccagtgacaacactcctctctacacttttaaacactccttcactgagagactgtttccattCTTTAGGCCATCTACTCACAGGATGCAGATCTGTCCACTGaaggtgtctgtgagtgtaaaatag
- the LOC133120050 gene encoding small ribosomal subunit protein uS12m-like, whose translation MFFDKLKISRFPPLQNHGDATLNQMHRKGKPPVPPRQPGATGGRPQLKGVVLKTLIRKPKKPNSANRKCARVRLSDGREAVCFIPGEGHSLQEHNVVLVQGGRTQDLPGLKLTVVRGKYDCAHVVKKKQ comes from the coding sequence atgtttttcgacaaattgaagatttccAGATTCCCCCCTCTCCAGAACCATGGCGACGCGACGCTGAACCAGATGCACCGGAAGGGCAAGCCCCCCGTGCCCCCCCGCCAGCCAGGGGCCACTGGGGGCCGGCCCCAGCTGAAGGGCGTGGTCCTGAAGACCCTGATCCGCAAGCCCAAGAAGCCCAACTCGGCCAATCGCAAGTGCGCCCGCGTGCGGCTGTCGGACGGCCGGGAGGCGGTGTGCTTCATCCCTGGGGAGGGACACAGCCTGCAGGAGCACAACGTGGTGCTGGTGCAGGGCGGCCGCACACAGGACCTGCCGGGGCTCAAGCTCACCGTGGTGCGCGGCAAGTACGACTGCGCTCACGTGGTGAAGAAGAAACAGTGA